TTCTTTAAGTTTACTTCAAACAGAATATGCCAAAAGTCCGGTTTAATAACCCAATATGAATATAGGGGCAACGTAATTAAAATTAAAATAGTATCGAGTTTCTTAGTAATGCATTAGTCATTAATTAAATCAGTTTTGATTTGAATTTATTTTATTTTAATAGATTCAAAAACATTAAAGTTTACTGTAGAGGAGATTAAAGATGAAAAAGAGAAAAAGCTTTCCTTACAAAGTCCTTGCAACGACAACTTTAGCTTCAATGTTATTTACATCAACTGGATTTGCTGAAGGAACAAATGAAAATCAGGTGCCAGCTCCAAGTTTAGATGAGATTGCAAAGCAGGGTCAAAAGATTTTTGTTGAAGAACAAAAACAAACTGGCGAAAAAGCTGTAGACCCATTTGGCTATAAAGATTTAAATGATGCTCATGCTTATAAACCAAATGACAAAGTCCGTGTAATCGTTGAAGTAGAGCAACCAACAACTTCTGATGATTCTACTCAAACTAAAAAAGTACGCTTTAAAGAAAAGCAAGATCAAGTCATTTCAAAGATATCAAAGGAAAGATCCGTACCTAAAATAAATCAACGCTTTTATGAAGGCTTTAATGGTTTTAGTTTGGAGACAGAATATCGTAACTTAAAAGAAATTCTACAAACACCAGGCGTTACGAATGTACATATTGCAAGAAAGTTTCAATCTTCAATGGGAGCAAGTAAAGAATTAGTACAAGCTCAAAAAGTTTGGCAAAGTTATGGATACCAAGGTGAGGGATTGTTAGTAGCGGTAGTTGATACTGGTATTGACTATACGCATAAAGACATGACAATCACTGAAAAAGGAAAAGCAAAAGAAAAATGGAATCAAGAAAATATTAAAAGTAAACTAGCTGAAACAAGTGTAGGAGAAGTTTGGTACAGTGACAAAGTTCCAACTGGATATGACTGGGCCGATCATGATACAGATGTCATTCCGCATGGTTTGGGAAATGAACATGGCATGCACGTATCAGGAACAATTGGTGCAAACGGTGATGACGCAAATGATGGGGTAGAAGGTATTGCACCAGGCGTACAGTTACTAGCAGAAAAGGTATTCTCTGATACAGCAAATGGGGCGTATGAAGACGACATCATTGCAGGGATTGAGCATGCGGTAACAATGGGAGCAGATGTCATTAATATGAGTTTAGGAACTGATTCAGGATTTGTTAGTGAAGTAGATGATCCGATTCAAAAAGTTATCCGTGAAGCGACTGAGCAAGGTACGCTTGTAGTTGTATCTGGTGGGAATTCTGCTTATAGTACACAAAATAATTTGCTGCAATCTTCTTTAAAACCATATGCCGAAAATCCGGATATTGGTACAGTTGGGGAACCAGGAGTTAGTCCTTTTGCGTTATCTGTGGCTTCATATGAAAATACAAGTATCCATATGAATACGTTAAAAGAAGAAAATGGATTGCAACTTCCATACCAAGATCAATCACAATATAACTTTAATCTATCAAAAGTATTATCACCGCTTGAATCTTATGAATTGGTTTATGTAGGAGAAGGTAAAACTGCCGATTTTAAAAATCTTCCTGATTTAACTGGTAAAATTGTAGTAGCAAAACCAAATGTAAGATATGCTACTTACTCCTATATTCAATCAGAAGCGAAGAAGAAGAACGCAAAAGCAGTAATTCTAGTTCCTGCTGCTGATGATCTTGACTACCCATTAGTTTATTGGAGTCCTTATTTTAATGTACAAGCAGCCACGACAAGTAAAGAGATAGGTAATGCATTAATTTCTAAGTTGAAAAGTGGATATGTTGTAAAAATGAAACCATCTAAAGGGGTGTATGTTGATAACCCGGATAAGAATATGATGTCATATTTTTCTTCATACGGAGCACCACATACATTAGACTTTAAACCCGAAATATCTGCACCAGGAGGAAATATTTATTCTACTGTACCAGGGAATGGCTATGAGGTTATGAGCGGTACATCAATGGCATCTCCACATGTTGCTGGTGGTTCAGCATTAGTTTTACAATCACTTTATGAAAAAGGATTAAAACGTTCAGAGAGTACAGCTTTAAAGGCTAAAATTGCTTTAATGAACACTTCTAAATTAATACAGGATCCTAGTATGAATAATGAAGTACCGTATTCTCCGCGTATTCAAGGATCTGGTTTAATGCAAATTCAAAACTCGATTAAAACGCCTGTACTTGTGACAAGAGAGAAAACGCCACTTGAGCAAGCAGGAGCAGTTGCACTTAAAGAAGTTAACAATAATATTCACTTCAAATTAAATGCAGAAGCGCTTCAAAATCTGAATGTAAAAGATTTAGAGTATCAAGTGTATGTAGATGTATATACAGATGGCAGAGAAACAAAAGAATTTGACCTAGACAATGATGGAAAGTTAGATTCAAAAGAATATTTAACATTAAAAAGTGAGCGTGTACAAGGTGCTACGGCAACTGTAAATGGTGAAACAGTTACAAGCACAGAAGGAAAGACATTAAAAATTAAACCAGGACAAGAAAAAAATCTTGATGTTCAGATTCAACTTCCATCAAGCTTAAAAGATGGTTCATTTGTTGAGGGATACGTACGTTTAGTTCCTTCTGGACAAAATAGCGATTCAGCAGTACCGTTATCAGTACCTTATATGGGGTATTACGGAAAATGGGATCAATCAAAAAATATTGATCCAGCAGCATATGAGAAAGATGCATTCTTAGGTTATACAACACTTTGGAATGATGAAATAGGAGCAGAAGGGGTATTCCCATTAGGTTATGATCCAATCACAGGAAGATTTAATATGGATCGAATTGTAATGTCTCCAAATACTCCATTGAAAGAAGTATACCCATCATTTACAGTACTTCGTAACTTAGCTAAAACAGAAATGTACGTAGAAAATGATAAAGGTGAATTACTTCAATACTTAGGTGATTTTAGTGAATACACTGGTAAGCCATGGAAATTCCGTAAAAACATTATGTCTTTTAGAGACTATTTGAATACTGGATATGGTTGGGATTTAAAAGATCAAAATGGACAAGTAGTGAAGGATGGCGTATACAACTATGTAATCAAAACAACGCTTGATTATAATGGTGCGAAGCCACAAATCGTAAAACTTCCATTGCATATTGACTCAGTTGCTCCAGTTGTTTCGGATATAAAAGTAACACCTAAAGATGGCCAATACGAAATCTCATTCAAAGCGAATGATGTTGGAAGTGGTTATAATGGTGCAATTGTCTGGTATAACGGTAAATATAAGTCACTACCACAAGGAGCAACATCTACTCTAGTAAAAGAAGAGCCAAAGAGCGTTGTAGTATTAGGAGCGGACTATGCACTAAACCAAAGTTATACAGTTTGGGGTGATCCTTCTTATATTAACGAGGGAATGCTTGTTAGTTACTTCAGTGTATCTCCAAATAAAAATGTAAATGCAAAAACACCAGCAGGAATCAATGCTTTTGCAAATAACAATGTAAATTGGAAAATTTATATTAAAGATGTAAATGGAAATATAATTGATTCAATGGATGTACTAGATAAAAATGAAATCCATTTAAAATGGACTCCAGAAGCAAATGTTCCAAATGGTACGTATACAGTATCTGCTGATGTATCTAGTAAAGATGGATTTAAAGTATCAGTAGCACCAAAAACAATTACAGTACAACAATAAATAATCAAAAAGTAAAAGTGTAGGGAATATTTTTTCCTACACTTTTTATTTTAACAAGAATTTTAAATGTAGAAAGAACTAAAAAAACAACTTTAATTTGGTTATTAATATGATTTTATAAACATTTGGTTCATAATAGAGAATAATAGTATTTTGTATGTTTTTTAGCAGAAAGGTGTTTAGTAAATGAAACATTTAACAATCTTATCAAAAATTGAAAATTATATGGATCGATTTACGCAAGCCGAAAAGAAAATCGCTGTATATATAATGGAGCATGCTGAAATTGTCCCCAACTTAACGACTAAAGATATTTCTAACAATACTGGAGCCAGTGAAGCAAGTGTTGTTAGATTTTGTAAAACAATAGGAATCGGTAGTTTTAAAGCCTTTAAAATAGCATTAGTTCGAGATTTGACTGTAGCTGAAATGAATATTAATGATTTTTCTGTCATGGATAAGAAGGACACGCCTTATGATTTATTTAATAAAGTAACTTATGTAAATAAAGCTGCTATTGAAGCTACGGTATCAACTTTAGATAAAAGAGAATTAGAAAAAGCAACTGATGAAATTGTAAAAGCTAAGAAGATTATATTTTATGGAGTAGGCGGTTCTGCCGTATCAGCTATGGACGGAGCATATAAATTTGGGAAAATTGGCTATCATGCCATTATGTCTCCCGACTTCCATATGGTAATTACTTTAGTAGGTCATATGGAAGAAGGCGATATTTTTGTTGCCGTTTCTAATTCAGGGAAAACAAAGGATGTATTAGAGCTTGCTCGTTTTGCTAAGAAAAAGGGAGCAACGATCATTGCGATTACTAAGCTTGGCAAGTCTCCGTTATTTAAGGAAGCTGATATCAAGCTATGCACACCTGACATGGAACAAGATATTCGAATAGGAAGTATAGGTTCTAAAATGGCACAACAAAATATAATCGATTCATTATATGTCATATGCTTTAACCGAATCGGTAACAAAGTTTCTCGTAAACTTCATGAGTATAGTGAAGAAGCAGGAAAACTAAGAAGGTAATCTGAATCTAGTCAAGGGAAGATAGGTAAAAAACTTTTACTTATCTTCTTTTTTGTTAATAGATATAGGAAAAAAATGTAAAAATTTGAAGAGCGATTTTTCGGTATATAGTTACAATTACATGTATTACATGATTAAATTTATTTTTAATGTAATTTTAATAATTCTAAAGTGCTAAATTTAAAAATTAGTTTAAAAGAATAATATAAGACTAAAGAACGTAATGTCGAAAAAGCAAGTTATAAAAACTGACGAATTTCGTCATTTTTCTTTGATGTATAGTAAATTTTTTGTAAGATTATTGCGAATTTTGTAATTATTTGATGAATAAAACCCTCTATAATCACAAGAATTTTTAGAATATTATTAAAATGTACTTTGAAAATTATTAAGGGGGGCTTATTTTGAATAAGTTTGTTGTAACTAGTTTTGCATCAGTAATGGTTGCCGGAACTTTATTTTCTGGAATTCCATTAAAAACAGCATCATCTGAAAGCTTAAGTAAAGTACATAGTGCATTAGCTAAGCATTCAGAAAGTACATTAGATTTGTCATTAGTTAACGATGAAAAGTTATTAGCTGCATTAATTAAACGTGGTGTGGTTTCTGAGAATGCTTCTGAAGCTCAGAAACAAGCTGCATTACAAAGTTATTTAGCGGTTAAAGGTCAAGTGGATCAAGTAACAGAAAAAGATCCAATTGCAAGCAA
This genomic interval from Gottfriedia acidiceleris contains the following:
- a CDS encoding MurR/RpiR family transcriptional regulator → MKHLTILSKIENYMDRFTQAEKKIAVYIMEHAEIVPNLTTKDISNNTGASEASVVRFCKTIGIGSFKAFKIALVRDLTVAEMNINDFSVMDKKDTPYDLFNKVTYVNKAAIEATVSTLDKRELEKATDEIVKAKKIIFYGVGGSAVSAMDGAYKFGKIGYHAIMSPDFHMVITLVGHMEEGDIFVAVSNSGKTKDVLELARFAKKKGATIIAITKLGKSPLFKEADIKLCTPDMEQDIRIGSIGSKMAQQNIIDSLYVICFNRIGNKVSRKLHEYSEEAGKLRR
- a CDS encoding S8 family serine peptidase — translated: MKKRKSFPYKVLATTTLASMLFTSTGFAEGTNENQVPAPSLDEIAKQGQKIFVEEQKQTGEKAVDPFGYKDLNDAHAYKPNDKVRVIVEVEQPTTSDDSTQTKKVRFKEKQDQVISKISKERSVPKINQRFYEGFNGFSLETEYRNLKEILQTPGVTNVHIARKFQSSMGASKELVQAQKVWQSYGYQGEGLLVAVVDTGIDYTHKDMTITEKGKAKEKWNQENIKSKLAETSVGEVWYSDKVPTGYDWADHDTDVIPHGLGNEHGMHVSGTIGANGDDANDGVEGIAPGVQLLAEKVFSDTANGAYEDDIIAGIEHAVTMGADVINMSLGTDSGFVSEVDDPIQKVIREATEQGTLVVVSGGNSAYSTQNNLLQSSLKPYAENPDIGTVGEPGVSPFALSVASYENTSIHMNTLKEENGLQLPYQDQSQYNFNLSKVLSPLESYELVYVGEGKTADFKNLPDLTGKIVVAKPNVRYATYSYIQSEAKKKNAKAVILVPAADDLDYPLVYWSPYFNVQAATTSKEIGNALISKLKSGYVVKMKPSKGVYVDNPDKNMMSYFSSYGAPHTLDFKPEISAPGGNIYSTVPGNGYEVMSGTSMASPHVAGGSALVLQSLYEKGLKRSESTALKAKIALMNTSKLIQDPSMNNEVPYSPRIQGSGLMQIQNSIKTPVLVTREKTPLEQAGAVALKEVNNNIHFKLNAEALQNLNVKDLEYQVYVDVYTDGRETKEFDLDNDGKLDSKEYLTLKSERVQGATATVNGETVTSTEGKTLKIKPGQEKNLDVQIQLPSSLKDGSFVEGYVRLVPSGQNSDSAVPLSVPYMGYYGKWDQSKNIDPAAYEKDAFLGYTTLWNDEIGAEGVFPLGYDPITGRFNMDRIVMSPNTPLKEVYPSFTVLRNLAKTEMYVENDKGELLQYLGDFSEYTGKPWKFRKNIMSFRDYLNTGYGWDLKDQNGQVVKDGVYNYVIKTTLDYNGAKPQIVKLPLHIDSVAPVVSDIKVTPKDGQYEISFKANDVGSGYNGAIVWYNGKYKSLPQGATSTLVKEEPKSVVVLGADYALNQSYTVWGDPSYINEGMLVSYFSVSPNKNVNAKTPAGINAFANNNVNWKIYIKDVNGNIIDSMDVLDKNEIHLKWTPEANVPNGTYTVSADVSSKDGFKVSVAPKTITVQQ